Proteins from one Aureimonas sp. SA4125 genomic window:
- a CDS encoding glyoxylate/hydroxypyruvate reductase A: protein MTILLSVTGFQPTDWINALHRLAPRRPVILEPNSGSDPSVDYAIVWKQRPGILAGLPNLKAIFSIGAGVDHILRDTHLPDVPIVRIVADDLTGRMSEYVVWRVLDHFRRGMAYRTQQAAGIWHDRVQPAARELTVGIMGLGELGRDAAEKLGMLGFRIVGWSRTQKTIAGVDSFHGASGLDPFLARTDILVVLLPITPETHGILDTGLFSRLKQRTPIGGPVLINAGRGGLQVETAILKALDDETLMEASLDVFETEPLPASSRLWKHPRVFVTPHAAATSNADALVPQILSQIDAFERGEPLQHLVDRKAGY, encoded by the coding sequence GTGACGATTCTCCTCTCCGTCACCGGCTTCCAGCCGACCGACTGGATCAACGCCTTGCACAGGCTGGCGCCGCGGCGTCCGGTGATCCTCGAGCCGAACAGTGGAAGCGATCCTTCGGTGGACTATGCCATCGTCTGGAAGCAGAGGCCGGGCATCCTCGCCGGCCTGCCGAACCTGAAGGCGATCTTCTCGATCGGCGCCGGCGTCGACCACATCTTGCGCGACACGCACCTGCCGGACGTCCCGATCGTGCGGATCGTGGCCGACGACCTGACGGGGCGGATGAGCGAATACGTGGTATGGCGGGTGCTCGACCATTTTCGCCGTGGCATGGCCTATCGTACCCAGCAGGCGGCCGGAATCTGGCACGACCGCGTGCAGCCGGCGGCGCGCGAGCTGACGGTCGGAATCATGGGCCTCGGCGAGCTTGGCCGCGACGCCGCCGAGAAACTCGGAATGCTGGGCTTTAGAATTGTCGGCTGGTCCCGAACGCAAAAGACCATCGCCGGTGTCGACAGCTTTCACGGGGCCTCGGGACTCGATCCCTTCCTCGCCCGCACCGACATCCTCGTCGTCCTGCTGCCGATCACGCCGGAAACGCATGGGATTCTCGACACCGGCCTGTTCTCGCGGCTGAAGCAGCGCACGCCGATCGGCGGTCCGGTGCTGATCAATGCCGGACGCGGCGGCCTGCAGGTCGAGACGGCGATCCTCAAGGCGCTCGACGACGAGACGCTGATGGAGGCGTCGCTCGACGTGTTCGAGACCGAGCCGCTGCCTGCCTCCAGCCGGCTGTGGAAGCATCCGCGCGTCTTCGTCACGCCGCATGCCGCCGCCACCTCGAACGCCGATGCGCTGGTGCCGCAGATCCTCTCACAGATCGACGCCTTCGAGCGCGGCGAGCCTCTGCAGCACCTCGTCGACCGGAAGGCCGGCTACTGA
- a CDS encoding MarR family transcriptional regulator: MGIDIRPAQALRLLHQTALEEARADAPDLTLRQTAILLTIYLEPPPHTVRGLAARLNVTKPVITRALDTMGGYGLVERRRDPADRRNVLIKRTVAGSLHVSKMADRLVEKAGELAP; the protein is encoded by the coding sequence ATGGGCATCGATATCCGACCCGCACAGGCGCTCCGGCTGCTGCATCAGACGGCCCTCGAGGAGGCGCGCGCCGACGCGCCGGATCTGACCTTGCGCCAGACCGCAATCCTCCTCACCATCTATCTCGAGCCGCCGCCGCACACGGTGCGCGGCCTTGCCGCGCGATTGAACGTCACCAAGCCCGTCATCACGCGGGCGCTCGACACCATGGGCGGCTATGGTCTCGTCGAACGCCGGCGCGATCCCGCCGACAGGCGCAACGTCCTGATCAAGCGCACGGTCGCGGGCAGCCTGCATGTCTCGAAAATGGCCGACCGGCTGGTCGAAAAGGCCGGAGAACTCGCCCCATGA
- a CDS encoding type II toxin-antitoxin system VapC family toxin has product MRPPRVYLDTNAIIAFVEEQHKSLRSIFEMSEKGMCHLVTSQITLAEVLVRPMKEKQDWLIALYEELLHEDRLLDVRPIDMPILRESAKLRVALNGKLPDSIHVATALSEKCSVLISSDKRLRVPPGLRCISVDDPNIDKLEGWPHV; this is encoded by the coding sequence TTGAGGCCGCCCCGTGTCTACCTCGATACCAACGCAATCATCGCCTTTGTCGAGGAGCAGCATAAGAGTCTCCGCTCCATCTTCGAGATGTCGGAGAAGGGAATGTGCCATCTCGTCACAAGCCAGATCACTCTGGCAGAGGTGCTGGTCCGCCCCATGAAGGAGAAGCAGGACTGGCTCATCGCGCTCTACGAAGAACTCTTGCACGAAGATCGCCTCCTGGACGTCCGGCCAATCGATATGCCGATTCTTCGCGAAAGCGCAAAGTTGCGCGTTGCCCTGAACGGCAAACTTCCTGACAGCATCCATGTGGCGACGGCACTCTCGGAGAAGTGCAGCGTCTTGATTTCATCGGACAAGCGCTTGCGAGTTCCGCCGGGGCTTCGGTGCATTTCGGTCGATGACCCGAATATCGACAAGCTGGAGGGCTGGCCGCATGTTTGA
- a CDS encoding leucyl aminopeptidase family protein gives MSTLLSSAGAGSRPVWAASADSLDALPPEAARWAAGVRFKAGAGEVLLVPGDGGTIAGAILGLGAAVPAADRDRLSLLAGALASSLPDGDWHLAEGHGLDADAAGLAFLLGGYRFDRYRSKPAPSAAVRLSPGEGIDTGSAEAIGAGAFLARDLINTPANDMGPDAIERAARVLAERFGASIEVVAGDDLLARNFPMIHAVGRASAIAPRLIDLTHGRSDAPKVTLVGKGVSFDTGGLDIKPASGMLLMKKDMGGAANVLGLAQILMTLKLDIRLRVLVPAVENAISGSSFRPSDILRSRKGKTVEIGNTDAEGRLVLADALALADEEAPEILIDMATLTGAARVALGPDLPPFFTADETLAAELAAASLAVSDPIWRLPLWQPYAKTLSSKVADINNVTPDGFAGAITAALFLQGFVEKAKAWAHFDIYGWRPQSGPTGPVGGEAQAIRAIHHVLKGRYPHFDGAV, from the coding sequence ATGAGCACTCTTCTCTCCAGCGCCGGCGCCGGCTCCCGACCCGTGTGGGCAGCCAGCGCGGACAGCCTCGACGCACTGCCGCCGGAAGCGGCGCGCTGGGCCGCCGGCGTCCGTTTCAAGGCCGGTGCCGGCGAGGTGCTGCTCGTGCCCGGCGATGGCGGTACGATCGCCGGCGCAATCCTCGGGCTCGGCGCGGCTGTCCCGGCAGCGGACCGGGATCGGCTGTCGCTTCTGGCCGGAGCGCTGGCGTCGAGCCTTCCCGACGGCGACTGGCATCTCGCCGAAGGGCATGGCCTCGACGCTGACGCGGCGGGACTCGCCTTCCTCCTCGGCGGCTATCGGTTCGATCGATACCGCTCCAAGCCGGCGCCGTCGGCCGCGGTCCGGCTCTCGCCCGGCGAGGGCATCGACACGGGCTCGGCGGAAGCCATCGGCGCCGGGGCTTTTCTCGCCCGCGATCTCATCAACACCCCGGCCAACGACATGGGCCCCGACGCGATCGAGCGGGCGGCCCGGGTGCTCGCCGAGCGTTTCGGCGCCAGCATCGAGGTCGTCGCGGGCGACGACCTCCTCGCCCGCAATTTCCCGATGATCCACGCCGTCGGCAGGGCCAGCGCCATCGCGCCGCGGCTGATCGACCTGACGCATGGGCGCAGCGACGCGCCGAAGGTGACCCTCGTCGGCAAGGGCGTTTCCTTCGACACCGGTGGCCTCGACATCAAACCGGCCTCCGGCATGCTGCTGATGAAGAAGGACATGGGCGGGGCCGCGAACGTTCTCGGCCTGGCGCAGATCCTGATGACGCTGAAGCTCGATATCCGCCTGCGGGTGCTCGTGCCGGCCGTCGAGAACGCGATCTCGGGCTCTTCCTTCCGCCCGAGCGACATCCTGAGGAGCCGCAAGGGCAAGACGGTCGAGATCGGCAATACCGACGCGGAGGGGCGCCTGGTGCTTGCCGATGCGCTGGCGCTCGCCGACGAGGAGGCGCCGGAGATCCTGATCGACATGGCGACGCTGACGGGCGCCGCCCGCGTCGCCCTCGGCCCGGATCTGCCACCCTTCTTCACCGCCGACGAGACGCTCGCGGCAGAGCTCGCCGCGGCCTCGCTCGCCGTCTCCGATCCGATCTGGCGCCTGCCGCTGTGGCAACCCTATGCGAAGACGCTCTCGTCAAAGGTCGCCGACATCAACAACGTCACCCCCGACGGCTTTGCCGGCGCGATCACCGCCGCGCTCTTCCTTCAGGGCTTTGTCGAGAAGGCCAAGGCCTGGGCGCATTTCGACATCTATGGCTGGCGCCCGCAGTCTGGGCCGACCGGGCCTGTCGGCGGCGAGGCGCAGGCCATTCGCGCCATCCATCACGTGCTGAAGGGACGCTACCCCCACTTTGACGGGGCGGTCTAG
- a CDS encoding NUDIX hydrolase, with protein MTGNHYRDVLADQPLDVMLTRRERLCDGFRPFEAVTLTHASLDGETQVGPMRRELISTGSVVVVIPYDPVLDKIVVIRQFRIGAALKTANAAALELPAGLVDDGETPEAAAMRELAEETGLSARAVERCFSMLPSPGLTDEYAFVFLAIVDSAALASSAGLAAEHEDIRPIAAPVDALIAAVDEGRVENGFLIACTHWFARKGRARATALAIAVENADKDGVPA; from the coding sequence ATGACCGGCAACCATTACCGCGACGTCCTCGCCGACCAGCCCCTCGATGTCATGCTGACGCGGCGCGAGCGACTCTGCGACGGTTTTCGGCCGTTCGAGGCGGTGACGCTGACGCATGCCTCGCTCGACGGCGAGACGCAGGTGGGGCCGATGCGGCGCGAGCTGATCAGCACGGGGTCGGTGGTCGTCGTCATCCCCTACGACCCCGTCCTCGACAAGATCGTGGTGATCCGGCAGTTCCGCATCGGTGCCGCGCTGAAGACGGCAAACGCGGCCGCGCTCGAACTGCCGGCCGGGCTCGTCGACGACGGCGAGACGCCGGAAGCGGCCGCCATGCGCGAACTGGCCGAGGAGACGGGCCTTTCAGCGCGGGCCGTCGAGCGCTGCTTTAGCATGCTGCCCTCGCCCGGCCTCACCGACGAATATGCCTTTGTCTTCCTCGCCATCGTCGACAGCGCGGCACTGGCTTCGAGCGCCGGCCTGGCCGCCGAGCACGAAGACATCAGGCCGATCGCCGCGCCCGTCGACGCGCTGATCGCGGCAGTGGACGAGGGCCGGGTGGAGAACGGCTTTCTCATCGCCTGCACGCACTGGTTCGCCCGCAAGGGCCGCGCGCGAGCGACGGCGCTTGCGATCGCCGTAGAAAATGCGGACAAGGATGGCGTGCCGGCCTGA
- a CDS encoding type II secretion system F family protein → MSILALTLFVLLSTVAASAVAYAFLQPRIAAEKNAEARLNQFKRAETDSTSKRVARDRIQEVAKRRKTIQNSLQQIEDKQKERSQQNAKPSLQRRLEQAGLKISERQYLIMSVCAGLVLGLLGLLLQPSLIAALGIAIVGGLGLPRWTLNYLRGRRQKKFIAEFPNAVDLIVRGVKSGLPLNDTFRMIASEAAEPVRSEFQKIVEAQQMGMTVSESVERLYQSIPLAETNFFAIVIMIQSQAGGNLSEALGNLSRVLRDRKKMKAKIQAMAMEAKASGGIIGALPFIVAALVYLTTPDYISLLFTNTIGNIILIVAGFWMTIGIVVMKKMINFDF, encoded by the coding sequence ATGTCGATCCTCGCGCTCACCCTCTTCGTCCTTCTCTCCACCGTGGCCGCCTCCGCGGTGGCCTACGCGTTCCTGCAGCCGCGCATTGCCGCGGAGAAGAACGCCGAGGCACGGCTGAACCAGTTCAAGAGAGCCGAGACTGACAGCACGTCGAAGCGGGTCGCACGCGACCGAATCCAGGAAGTCGCCAAACGCCGCAAGACCATCCAGAACTCGCTGCAGCAGATCGAGGACAAGCAGAAGGAGCGGTCCCAGCAGAACGCCAAGCCGAGCCTGCAGCGCCGGCTCGAACAAGCCGGACTGAAGATCTCGGAACGGCAGTACCTCATCATGAGCGTCTGCGCCGGACTCGTGCTGGGCCTTCTGGGTCTCCTTCTCCAGCCCTCGCTGATCGCGGCGCTCGGCATTGCCATCGTCGGCGGCCTCGGCCTGCCGCGCTGGACCCTCAATTATCTCCGCGGTCGCCGACAGAAGAAGTTCATCGCGGAGTTTCCCAATGCGGTCGATCTGATCGTGCGCGGTGTCAAGTCCGGCCTGCCTTTGAACGACACCTTCCGCATGATCGCCAGCGAGGCGGCCGAACCCGTACGCTCGGAGTTCCAGAAGATCGTCGAGGCCCAGCAGATGGGCATGACCGTCTCGGAATCGGTCGAGCGGCTGTACCAGAGCATTCCCTTGGCCGAGACCAACTTCTTCGCCATCGTCATCATGATCCAGAGCCAGGCGGGCGGAAACCTGTCCGAGGCTCTCGGCAACTTGTCGAGGGTCCTGCGTGACCGCAAGAAGATGAAGGCCAAGATTCAGGCGATGGCCATGGAGGCCAAGGCGTCGGGCGGCATCATCGGCGCGCTGCCGTTCATCGTCGCCGCGCTCGTCTATCTCACGACGCCCGATTACATCAGCCTCCTCTTCACCAACACGATCGGCAACATCATCCTCATCGTCGCCGGGTTCTGGATGACCATCGGCATCGTGGTGATGAAGAAGATGATCAACTTCGACTTCTAG
- a CDS encoding type II secretion system F family protein gives MDSILAVVGLSSSQALAIFVTVAVFTTMVTVAMPLLSGNNLKTRMKAVALEREEVRARERARLSIEKERGRKGSVRQADNSGLAAAVVEKFNLRKALVDDNTVGKLRIAGFRGQRPLTLFLFARVTLPLVMLTFAVIYIFGIGLMAEQPMMLRVCICLMIAYVGFYMPNIYISNKAANRKQSIGRAWPDALDLLLICVESGLSIEGAFRRVSDEIGIQSVPLAEELVLVCAELSYLTDRKTAYQNLASRTGIEDVRAVSTALIQAEKYGTPLGQALRTLSQESRDMRMNAAEKKAAALPPKLTVPMIVFFLPVLFAVIIGPAVIQIMAAT, from the coding sequence ATGGACTCCATCCTCGCCGTCGTCGGCCTTTCCAGTTCGCAGGCGCTCGCCATCTTCGTCACCGTCGCGGTGTTCACGACGATGGTGACCGTCGCCATGCCGCTGCTGTCGGGCAACAATCTGAAGACGCGCATGAAGGCCGTGGCGCTCGAGCGCGAGGAGGTTCGCGCGCGAGAGCGGGCACGCCTGTCGATCGAGAAGGAGCGCGGGCGCAAGGGCTCCGTCCGGCAGGCGGATAACTCGGGTCTTGCCGCCGCCGTCGTCGAGAAATTCAATCTTCGCAAGGCGCTCGTCGACGACAACACGGTCGGCAAGCTGCGCATCGCCGGCTTTCGCGGCCAGCGGCCGCTGACTTTGTTCCTGTTCGCGCGCGTCACGCTGCCGCTGGTGATGCTGACGTTCGCGGTGATCTACATCTTCGGCATCGGCCTCATGGCCGAGCAGCCCATGATGCTGCGCGTCTGCATCTGCCTGATGATCGCCTATGTCGGCTTCTACATGCCGAACATCTACATTTCCAACAAGGCGGCGAACCGCAAGCAGTCGATCGGCCGGGCCTGGCCCGATGCCCTCGACCTCCTCCTCATCTGCGTGGAATCAGGCCTGTCGATCGAGGGCGCGTTCCGCCGCGTGTCGGACGAGATCGGCATCCAGTCGGTGCCGCTGGCCGAGGAACTGGTACTGGTCTGCGCCGAACTCTCCTATCTGACCGACCGCAAGACGGCCTACCAGAACCTGGCGTCGCGCACGGGGATCGAGGATGTCCGCGCCGTCTCGACCGCCCTCATCCAGGCAGAGAAATACGGCACGCCGCTCGGCCAGGCGCTGCGGACCCTCTCGCAGGAAAGCCGCGACATGCGCATGAACGCCGCGGAGAAGAAGGCGGCCGCCCTGCCGCCAAAGCTGACCGTGCCGATGATCGTGTTCTTCCTGCCGGTGCTGTTCGCCGTCATCATCGGCCCCGCCGTCATCCAGATCATGGCGGCGACGTAG
- a CDS encoding cation diffusion facilitator family transporter, whose protein sequence is MFDRKVPHADHSHAPGSSHADHDHAGHASEKRLIWAAALTGGFMLAEIAGGLISGSLALLADAGHMFVDFAGLSLALFAMRLARRPADARRSYGYDRFQILVAYSNGLVLFGIALFIGFEAWRRLSEPVEILGGPMLAVAVGGLFVNVAAFFVLHGGDKDDMNMRGALLHVAGDLLGSLAAIAASLVILFTGWMPIDPILSVLVAVLILGNAYGLVRDSGHILLEGTPKGIDSADVGPHLRASIPGLVDIHHVHVWAITPKRCAATLHARIADGTEAAGTIRAIKREMAARFGIAHVTVEIEHDACADAAGDGTSDPRHDHDSDHGHDHGGKAEHAATGVSVADRPVVRHDHPSRPLGATA, encoded by the coding sequence ATGTTTGACCGCAAGGTGCCCCATGCCGACCACTCCCATGCCCCCGGCTCTTCCCACGCCGATCACGACCACGCCGGCCATGCCAGCGAGAAGCGCCTGATCTGGGCCGCCGCTTTGACCGGCGGGTTCATGCTGGCGGAGATCGCCGGCGGCCTGATCTCGGGCTCGCTGGCGCTGCTCGCCGATGCCGGGCACATGTTCGTCGACTTCGCCGGCCTGTCGCTCGCTCTGTTCGCCATGCGCCTGGCGCGGCGGCCGGCGGATGCCAGGCGCAGCTATGGCTACGACCGGTTCCAGATTCTCGTCGCCTATTCCAACGGGCTCGTCCTCTTCGGCATCGCGCTGTTCATCGGATTCGAGGCGTGGCGACGGCTATCCGAGCCGGTCGAGATCCTCGGCGGGCCGATGCTGGCGGTGGCGGTCGGCGGGCTTTTCGTCAACGTCGCGGCCTTCTTCGTCCTCCACGGCGGCGACAAGGACGACATGAACATGCGCGGCGCCCTGCTGCACGTCGCCGGCGACCTCCTCGGCTCGCTCGCGGCCATCGCCGCCTCGCTGGTGATCCTCTTCACCGGCTGGATGCCGATCGATCCGATCCTGTCGGTTCTGGTCGCCGTTCTGATCCTCGGCAACGCCTATGGCCTCGTGCGCGACTCCGGCCACATCCTCCTCGAGGGCACGCCGAAAGGCATCGACAGCGCCGATGTCGGGCCGCATCTGAGGGCGTCCATCCCCGGTCTCGTCGACATCCACCATGTGCATGTCTGGGCGATCACGCCCAAACGCTGCGCCGCGACTCTGCATGCCCGGATCGCGGATGGCACCGAGGCCGCCGGCACGATTCGCGCGATCAAGCGCGAAATGGCGGCGCGTTTTGGCATCGCGCATGTGACCGTCGAGATCGAGCATGACGCCTGCGCCGACGCCGCGGGAGACGGCACCTCCGACCCCCGTCACGACCATGATAGCGATCACGGTCATGATCATGGTGGGAAGGCCGAGCATGCGGCGACCGGCGTCTCGGTCGCCGATCGCCCGGTCGTCCGTCACGACCATCCAAGCCGACCGCTGGGAGCCACAGCATGA
- a CDS encoding tetratricopeptide repeat protein: protein MVQAHNGRQPIYRKAFAAAAIALLVGVGGCASTSKMTTGSIGAPRMAKPLDRMSAVELNGAVATYGMAYDKNPKVKAVGLGYASALQMAGRNDQSLAVMQQMAIAHPKDRDVLAAYGKALAAAGDLPKALETVRRAQTPDSPDWRLYSAEGAILDQMGQSDAARTLYRKALEIQPGEPSILSNLGMSYVLANDLKSAESYLRQAAGRPGADSRIRQNLALVVGLQGRFQEAETIASAELSPEDAKANVAFLRGMLAQQNTWSMLKDKDERKG from the coding sequence ATGGTTCAAGCGCATAATGGCCGCCAGCCGATCTATCGCAAGGCCTTCGCTGCCGCGGCGATCGCGCTTCTGGTCGGCGTCGGTGGCTGCGCCTCGACATCGAAGATGACGACCGGCTCGATCGGCGCCCCGCGCATGGCAAAACCCCTCGACCGGATGTCCGCGGTCGAGCTGAACGGTGCCGTCGCCACTTACGGCATGGCCTACGACAAGAACCCGAAAGTGAAGGCCGTCGGCCTCGGCTATGCCTCGGCGCTGCAGATGGCCGGCCGCAACGATCAGTCGCTCGCCGTCATGCAGCAGATGGCCATCGCCCACCCGAAGGACCGCGACGTGCTGGCCGCCTACGGCAAGGCGCTGGCCGCCGCCGGCGACCTGCCGAAGGCGCTGGAGACCGTGCGCCGCGCCCAGACGCCCGACTCGCCGGACTGGCGGCTCTATTCGGCGGAGGGCGCGATCCTCGACCAGATGGGCCAGTCGGATGCGGCCCGCACGCTCTACCGCAAGGCGCTGGAGATCCAGCCGGGCGAGCCGTCCATCCTCTCCAATCTCGGCATGTCCTACGTTCTGGCCAACGACCTGAAGTCTGCCGAAAGCTACCTGCGCCAGGCGGCCGGCCGGCCGGGTGCCGACAGCCGCATCCGGCAGAACCTCGCGCTGGTCGTCGGGCTGCAGGGACGGTTTCAGGAAGCCGAGACGATCGCCAGCGCCGAGCTGTCGCCGGAAGATGCCAAGGCGAACGTCGCCTTTCTCCGCGGCATGCTGGCGCAGCAGAACACCTGGTCGATGCTGAAGGACAAGGACGAAAGGAAGGGCTGA
- a CDS encoding C40 family peptidase has translation MTLDPRVNAFRPDLADRRLEGKVESRHFVDGRPERVTVSAAALRREPRPDAAQETEALFGESVLVFETTEEGWAWVQLDADGYVGWMASAALGQADSPTHRVAVPRTLLFPGPDIKLPPLMGLPMGALLTVSGEAEDRNARYDLTTPTGAVVAQHLGAPGEHAPDFVAVAERFLGVPYLWGGKTTLGIDCSGLVQMALAMAGIDAPRDTDMQERALGTRLAGIEPLRRGDLVFWKGHVGIMLDGQMLLHANAHHMMTASEPLAEAIARTAARGSAVTSIRRLGS, from the coding sequence ATGACCCTCGACCCCCGCGTCAACGCCTTCCGCCCCGACCTTGCCGACCGCCGGCTCGAAGGAAAGGTCGAGTCCCGCCATTTCGTCGACGGTCGGCCGGAGCGCGTGACGGTGTCGGCGGCCGCCCTCCGGCGCGAACCACGCCCGGACGCAGCGCAGGAGACCGAAGCGCTCTTCGGCGAAAGCGTGCTGGTGTTCGAGACGACGGAGGAGGGCTGGGCCTGGGTGCAGCTCGATGCCGACGGCTATGTCGGCTGGATGGCGTCGGCGGCCCTCGGGCAGGCTGATTCCCCGACGCACCGCGTCGCGGTGCCGCGCACGCTGCTCTTCCCCGGTCCCGACATCAAGCTGCCGCCGCTGATGGGCCTGCCCATGGGGGCGCTGCTGACGGTGAGCGGCGAGGCCGAGGATCGCAATGCCCGCTATGACCTCACGACGCCCACCGGCGCCGTGGTGGCGCAGCATCTCGGCGCTCCCGGCGAACATGCGCCGGACTTCGTCGCTGTCGCCGAGCGCTTTCTCGGCGTCCCCTACCTCTGGGGCGGCAAGACGACGCTCGGCATCGACTGCTCGGGCCTCGTGCAGATGGCCCTCGCGATGGCCGGCATCGATGCGCCGCGCGACACCGACATGCAGGAGCGCGCGCTCGGCACCCGCCTTGCCGGCATCGAGCCTCTCCGGCGCGGCGACCTCGTCTTCTGGAAGGGGCATGTCGGCATCATGCTGGACGGGCAGATGCTGCTGCACGCCAATGCCCATCACATGATGACCGCGAGCGAGCCGCTCGCCGAAGCGATCGCCCGCACCGCCGCACGGGGCTCCGCCGTCACGAGCATTCGGCGTCTGGGGTCGTAG
- a CDS encoding ABC transporter ATP-binding protein, which translates to MAEGALLSVQGLKVAFHQNGRTSLAVDDVSFHIDKGETLALVGESGSGKSVSALSILKLLPYPTASHPGGAVYYRGENLIDDDEADLRKVRGNKISMIFQEPMSSLNPLHTIERQVGEVLKIHRGVSDKEANRRTLELLHQVGIRDPEKRLGAYPHQLSGGQRQRVMIAMALANEPDLLIADEPTTALDVTVQAQILELLKVQQQKRQMAMLFITHDLGIVRKIADRVCVMYRGKIVETGPTEEIFANPQHHYTRHLLAAEPKGSPPPANLNAPVVMEAENLKVWFPVRTGFLRRTTDYIKAVDGIDITLRAGQTVGVVGESGSGKTTLGLALARMISSKGAIRFDGEPIDTRSFAAMRPLRRKIQIVFQDPFGSLSPRMTIADIIAEGLAVHEPTLRAEERDARVVAALNEVGLDPATRFRYPHEFSGGQRQRVAIARAMVLNPRFVMLDEPTSALDMSVQAQVVDLLRDLQKKHDLAYLFISHDLKVVRALANEVIVMRNGVVMERGPAVEIFERPQTDYTKALMAAAFDIAAAPTDIIQP; encoded by the coding sequence CTGGCGGAGGGGGCACTCCTCTCCGTGCAGGGCCTGAAGGTCGCCTTCCACCAGAATGGGCGCACGAGCCTTGCCGTCGACGACGTCTCCTTCCACATCGACAAAGGCGAGACGCTGGCGCTCGTCGGCGAAAGCGGCTCGGGCAAGTCGGTCTCGGCGCTGTCGATCCTGAAGCTCCTGCCCTATCCGACCGCCAGCCACCCCGGTGGCGCGGTCTACTATCGCGGCGAGAACCTTATCGACGACGACGAGGCGGACCTTCGAAAGGTTCGCGGCAACAAGATCTCGATGATCTTCCAGGAGCCGATGTCCTCGCTGAATCCGCTGCACACGATCGAGCGTCAGGTCGGCGAGGTCCTGAAGATCCACCGCGGCGTCTCCGACAAGGAGGCGAACCGGCGCACGCTCGAGCTTCTCCACCAAGTCGGCATCCGCGATCCGGAAAAGCGCCTCGGCGCCTATCCGCATCAGCTCTCCGGCGGCCAGCGGCAACGCGTGATGATCGCCATGGCGCTCGCGAACGAGCCGGACCTCCTCATCGCCGACGAGCCGACGACGGCGCTCGACGTCACCGTGCAGGCACAGATCCTCGAACTCCTGAAGGTACAGCAGCAGAAGCGCCAGATGGCGATGCTGTTCATCACCCACGACCTCGGCATCGTCAGGAAGATCGCCGACCGGGTCTGCGTGATGTATCGCGGCAAGATCGTCGAGACCGGCCCGACCGAGGAGATCTTCGCCAACCCGCAGCACCATTACACCCGCCATCTCCTGGCGGCCGAGCCGAAGGGATCGCCGCCGCCGGCCAATCTCAACGCACCGGTGGTGATGGAGGCGGAGAACCTGAAGGTGTGGTTTCCGGTGCGGACGGGCTTCCTCAGGCGCACCACCGACTACATCAAGGCAGTGGACGGCATCGACATCACGCTGCGCGCCGGCCAGACCGTCGGGGTCGTCGGCGAGTCCGGCTCGGGCAAGACCACGCTCGGCCTCGCGCTCGCCCGCATGATCTCATCCAAGGGCGCCATCCGCTTCGACGGTGAGCCGATCGACACCCGATCCTTTGCCGCCATGCGGCCGCTGCGCCGAAAGATCCAGATCGTCTTCCAGGACCCGTTCGGCTCGCTGTCGCCGCGCATGACCATCGCCGACATCATCGCCGAGGGGCTCGCCGTGCACGAGCCGACACTGCGAGCCGAGGAGCGCGACGCGCGCGTCGTGGCGGCGCTGAACGAGGTCGGGCTGGATCCCGCGACGCGCTTTCGCTACCCGCACGAGTTCTCCGGCGGCCAGCGCCAGCGCGTCGCCATCGCCCGCGCCATGGTGCTCAATCCGCGCTTCGTGATGCTCGACGAGCCGACCTCGGCGCTCGACATGAGCGTGCAGGCGCAGGTCGTCGACCTCCTGCGCGACCTGCAGAAGAAGCACGACCTCGCCTATCTCTTCATCAGCCACGACCTGAAGGTCGTCAGGGCGCTGGCCAACGAGGTGATCGTCATGCGCAACGGCGTTGTCATGGAGCGCGGGCCCGCCGTGGAGATCTTCGAGCGGCCGCAGACCGACTACACGAAGGCGCTGATGGCCGCCGCCTTCGACATCGCCGCGGCTCCGACGGACATTATCCAGCCATGA